A genomic segment from Anticarsia gemmatalis isolate Benzon Research Colony breed Stoneville strain chromosome 14, ilAntGemm2 primary, whole genome shotgun sequence encodes:
- the LOC142978358 gene encoding uncharacterized protein LOC142978358, translating into MEDQFEILFEKMKIEMQKQTLELKESITNSVMEKMDEKIKPIIAENKDLKEKVISLEKEIEYMKRDKKKNNIIIFGLQEEEESTTGLIEVVKNIFNKDLNINIGDFEINQIFRIGKKSPGRKPRPVLLSLVNSWKKTEILRVRKNLKDIYITEDYSKEVLEKRKMLQTKLKEERIKGNFAYLRYDKLVVKENNASNEKRKRGEAYSPGDNTQTKKQQVWTPSHTNRRNAFDVMRGRSNSLSCPKADNRQ; encoded by the coding sequence atgGAAGATCAATTCGAAATCTTGTTtgagaaaatgaaaattgaaatgcAGAAACAGACGCTTGAACTGAAGGAATCTATAACTAATTCAGTCATGGAAAAAATGGATGAAAAAATAAAGCCTATTATAgcagaaaataaagatttaaaggaAAAAGTAATAAGCCTTGAGAAAGAGATAGAATATATGAAAagagataagaagaaaaacaacattattatttttggattacAAGAGGAAGAAGAATCAACGACAGGATTAATAGAAGTGGTGaagaacatatttaataaagacttaaatataaatattggggattttgaaataaatcaaatttttcgCATCGGCAAGAAAAGCCCAGGCAGAAAACCGAGACCGGTTTTGCTCTCTCTTGTCAATTCATGGAAGAAAACTGAGATACTGAGAGTTCGGAAAAATCTGAAAGACATATATATAACAGAAGACTATTCTAAAGAAGTATTGGAGAAgaggaaaatgttacaaacaaaattgaaagaGGAAAGGATAAAAGGGAATTTTGCATATCTCAGGTACGATAAGCTCGtagtaaaggaaaataatgcaagtaacgaaaaaagaaaaagggGAGAAGCTTATTCACCGGGTGATAACACACAAACTAAAAAACAGCAAGTCTGGACGCCATCACATACAAATAGGCGCAACGCCTTTGATGTGATGAGAGGCAGATCCAACTCTCTCTCGTGCCCCAAGGCGGATAATAGGCAATAA